One genomic window of Gemmatimonadota bacterium includes the following:
- a CDS encoding UMP kinase, whose translation MALAYRRALLKLSGEALAGGKGGGLDYQVVEALAEEIKKVHALGVHLGVVVGGGNIIRGAMARREGLDRVSADYMGMLATVINALALQNVLEGLGVETRVMTAIRMESLAEPYIRRRMMRHFEKGRLVIFAGGTGNPYFSTDTAAVLRALEMEAEVVLKATNVDGVYTADPRTDPAATLLPEITFQDALVNGYAVMDANAFGLCQANALPIVVLNINQPDTILRVLHGDRVGTLVR comes from the coding sequence ATGGCCCTCGCCTACCGCCGGGCCCTGCTGAAGCTCTCCGGTGAGGCGTTGGCTGGAGGGAAGGGGGGTGGCCTCGACTACCAGGTGGTCGAGGCACTCGCCGAGGAAATCAAGAAGGTGCACGCCCTGGGCGTGCACCTCGGGGTCGTGGTGGGCGGCGGCAACATCATTCGCGGGGCGATGGCGCGCCGTGAAGGGCTCGACCGCGTGTCGGCCGACTACATGGGGATGCTGGCGACGGTGATCAACGCCCTCGCGCTGCAGAATGTCCTCGAGGGGCTGGGCGTCGAGACGCGCGTGATGACGGCCATCCGCATGGAATCGCTCGCGGAGCCCTACATCCGCCGCCGGATGATGCGACACTTCGAAAAGGGCCGGCTCGTGATCTTCGCCGGCGGCACCGGCAATCCGTATTTCTCGACCGACACCGCGGCCGTGCTGCGCGCGCTCGAAATGGAAGCCGAGGTCGTGCTGAAGGCGACCAACGTCGACGGCGTCTACACCGCCGATCCGCGCACCGATCCGGCGGCGACGCTGCTCCCGGAGATCACTTTCCAGGATGCGCTGGTCAACGGCTATGCGGTCATGGACGCCAACGCGTTCGGGCTCTGCCAGGCCAACGCGCTGCCGATCGTCGTTCTCAACATCAATCAGCCCGACACCATCCTGCGCGTGCTGCATGGTGACCGGGTCGGGACACTCGTCCGATGA
- the frr gene encoding ribosome recycling factor, which produces MTSQDIVKAAREGMQKAVENTRRELSGIRSGKATTNLLDTVRVEAYGSAVPLNQVAMVTAPEPRMLVVQPFDKSLAIAIDKAIRDANLGLNPQSQGQMIRVPLPMLSEERRKELVKICARLTEEGRVSVRQARTDAMTKIKKLEKVPEDEKTRAEKDVQKHTDEASKQVDELLKAKEAEILAV; this is translated from the coding sequence ATGACCAGCCAGGATATCGTCAAGGCCGCCCGCGAAGGGATGCAGAAGGCGGTCGAGAACACCCGCCGCGAGCTCAGCGGCATTCGTTCCGGCAAGGCGACTACCAACCTGCTCGACACGGTGCGCGTCGAGGCGTATGGCTCCGCGGTCCCGCTCAATCAGGTCGCGATGGTCACCGCCCCCGAGCCGCGGATGCTGGTGGTCCAGCCGTTCGACAAGAGCCTCGCGATCGCGATCGACAAGGCGATTCGTGATGCCAACCTCGGCCTCAATCCGCAGAGCCAGGGCCAGATGATCCGGGTGCCGCTGCCGATGCTCTCCGAGGAGCGTCGCAAGGAGCTCGTCAAGATCTGCGCCCGCCTCACCGAGGAGGGCCGCGTCTCCGTGCGCCAGGCGCGGACCGATGCGATGACCAAGATCAAGAAGCTCGAGAAGGTTCCCGAGGACGAGAAGACGCGCGCCGAGAAGGACGTGCAGAAGCACACCGACGAGGCGAGCAAGCAGGTCGACGAACTGCTCAAGGCGAAGGAAGCCGAGATCCTCGCAGTGTGA
- the uppS gene encoding di-trans,poly-cis-decaprenylcistransferase: MPTLLDQLRLHGAVPRHVAIIMDGNGRWAQERGLSRPAGHQAGMRSVREAVEGCLAAGVEVLTLFAFSQENWQRPPAEIDALMSLLEEYIAKEAAELREQGVSVRMLGDLERLSPSARAAVDHIEANTVGGTKLALNICISYSARAEIVRAMRQLAARVREGSLEPEAIGERDVAAELYTAAWPDPDLIIRTSGEMRVSNFLLWQMAYAELHVTPVLWPDFSRNTLYAALLDFQGRDRRFGRVSS; this comes from the coding sequence ATGCCGACGCTCCTCGACCAGTTGCGCCTCCACGGCGCAGTGCCGCGGCATGTCGCCATCATCATGGATGGCAATGGCCGCTGGGCGCAGGAGCGTGGTCTCAGTCGTCCCGCCGGACATCAGGCCGGGATGCGATCGGTGCGCGAGGCCGTCGAGGGCTGCCTGGCCGCCGGGGTGGAGGTGCTCACCCTCTTCGCCTTCTCGCAGGAAAATTGGCAGCGCCCCCCCGCCGAAATCGATGCGCTCATGTCGCTCCTCGAGGAGTACATCGCCAAGGAAGCCGCCGAACTGCGCGAACAGGGCGTGTCGGTGCGCATGCTCGGTGATCTCGAGCGACTCTCGCCGTCGGCGCGCGCCGCCGTCGATCACATCGAGGCGAACACCGTCGGGGGCACCAAGCTCGCGCTCAACATCTGCATCTCCTATTCGGCGCGCGCCGAGATCGTCCGCGCGATGCGGCAGCTGGCCGCACGGGTCCGCGAGGGATCGTTGGAGCCCGAGGCGATTGGAGAGCGCGACGTCGCCGCCGAGCTCTACACGGCAGCATGGCCCGACCCCGACTTGATCATCCGGACCTCTGGCGAGATGCGGGTCTCGAACTTCCTCCTCTGGCAGATGGCCTACGCCGAACTGCACGTGACGCCGGTGCTCTGGCCCGACTTCAGCCGCAACACGCTCTACGCCGCCTTGCTCGACTTTCAGGGACGTGATCGTCGCTTCGGACGCGTGAGCAGCTGA
- a CDS encoding phosphatidate cytidylyltransferase, translated as MDANLVKRIAFAAVAIPVAVGLVWLGGWPLAALVALIGALGTRELFDIAAKQGVQAFRTTGMAAAAVGPLLVYHAVADAPGRALLDANWVFLAAGFLLLLLVLALQQRAPTERPLAAVAVTAFAVGYAGLLPAFLLGIRHGSWPMQSWAGTALVFFPLVVTWVCDSAAMFGGRAFGGPKLAPTISPGKTRSGGFAGVVGGVLIAPVFALWLLPLVGIEMGLLPAVAMAAVLSIIGQLGDLAESLFKREAGVKDSSALIPGHGGVLDRFDSLYVILPTAAICYRLMGLL; from the coding sequence ATGGACGCCAATCTCGTCAAACGCATCGCCTTTGCTGCCGTCGCCATTCCGGTGGCCGTCGGCCTCGTCTGGCTCGGCGGCTGGCCGCTTGCCGCGCTCGTGGCGCTGATCGGCGCGCTGGGGACGCGGGAGCTCTTCGACATCGCCGCGAAGCAGGGCGTGCAGGCCTTCCGGACGACCGGCATGGCCGCGGCCGCGGTCGGGCCGCTGCTGGTGTACCACGCCGTCGCCGACGCGCCGGGTCGCGCGCTGCTCGACGCCAACTGGGTCTTCCTGGCGGCGGGCTTCCTCCTCCTCCTCCTGGTTCTGGCACTGCAGCAGCGCGCGCCGACGGAACGTCCGCTGGCCGCCGTGGCCGTGACCGCCTTCGCGGTCGGCTACGCCGGGTTGCTGCCCGCCTTCCTGCTCGGCATTCGCCACGGCAGCTGGCCGATGCAGTCGTGGGCCGGCACGGCGCTGGTCTTCTTCCCGCTGGTCGTCACCTGGGTCTGCGACTCGGCGGCGATGTTCGGCGGCCGGGCCTTCGGCGGCCCGAAGCTCGCGCCGACGATTTCGCCGGGGAAGACGCGGTCGGGCGGATTCGCTGGCGTGGTGGGCGGTGTGCTGATCGCGCCGGTGTTCGCACTGTGGCTCCTGCCCCTCGTCGGCATCGAGATGGGTCTGCTGCCGGCGGTGGCGATGGCCGCTGTGTTGTCGATCATTGGCCAACTGGGAGACCTGGCAGAGTCCCTGTTCAAGCGCGAAGCCGGCGTCAAGGACTCCTCGGCGCTGATCCCCGGGCACGGCGGCGTGCTCGATCGCTTTGACTCGCTCTACGTCATCCTCCCGACGGCCGCCATCTGCTATCGCCTCATGGGCCTGCTGTGA
- a CDS encoding 1-deoxy-D-xylulose-5-phosphate reductoisomerase, translating into MSSAASAPRGVALLGSTGSIGESTLRVLKRHPDAFRLVALVTGSNVSGLAAQATEWTPGFVGVVNGREAHQWASGPQCLVDAATHPDVDIVVNAVVGAAGLEATLAALHAGKRVALANKETLVMAGPLVAAAARAGGGELVPVDSEHSAVLQCIVAQGAAPSRIILTASGGPFRTWELDAIASATVDQALNHPTWRMGAKITVDSATLANKALELIEAHFLFGLGYDALEAVVHPQSIIHAFVEFPDGSVLAQVGFPSMEVPILYALTHPTRLADSGVRRFDPVAAGPLTFEPVRRDAFRAFDLGVAAGRAGGTAPAVFNAANEIAVAAFLDRRITFGGIADVIARTLDAHQVQPASSVEVVQGADREARRVAAEGIA; encoded by the coding sequence GTGAGCTCGGCGGCGTCCGCCCCGCGCGGCGTGGCGCTGCTCGGATCGACCGGTTCGATCGGTGAGAGCACGCTCCGCGTCCTGAAACGCCATCCCGACGCCTTCCGTCTGGTGGCGCTGGTGACCGGTTCAAACGTCTCCGGCTTGGCGGCACAAGCCACGGAGTGGACACCCGGCTTCGTGGGTGTGGTCAACGGTCGCGAAGCGCACCAGTGGGCCAGCGGACCGCAATGCCTGGTCGACGCGGCCACGCACCCCGATGTCGACATCGTCGTCAACGCGGTGGTGGGTGCCGCCGGGCTCGAGGCCACGCTGGCCGCCTTGCATGCCGGCAAGCGCGTGGCGCTGGCGAACAAGGAGACGCTGGTGATGGCGGGTCCGCTGGTGGCCGCCGCGGCGCGGGCGGGTGGCGGCGAATTGGTCCCGGTCGACTCGGAGCACAGTGCGGTCCTCCAGTGCATCGTGGCCCAGGGCGCTGCGCCGTCGCGGATCATCCTCACGGCGTCGGGCGGGCCGTTCCGGACCTGGGAGCTCGACGCGATTGCGAGTGCAACGGTCGACCAGGCGCTCAATCATCCGACCTGGCGCATGGGTGCCAAGATCACGGTCGACTCCGCAACGCTGGCGAACAAGGCCCTGGAGTTGATCGAGGCGCACTTCCTCTTCGGGTTGGGGTACGATGCCCTGGAGGCCGTGGTGCACCCGCAGAGCATCATTCACGCATTTGTCGAGTTCCCGGACGGGAGCGTGCTGGCGCAAGTCGGCTTCCCGTCGATGGAGGTTCCGATCCTGTACGCCCTGACCCACCCGACCCGACTCGCCGACAGCGGCGTGCGGCGCTTTGATCCCGTGGCCGCCGGCCCGCTCACCTTCGAGCCGGTCCGTCGCGATGCCTTCCGCGCCTTCGACCTCGGCGTGGCGGCCGGACGCGCCGGTGGCACGGCCCCCGCGGTCTTCAACGCGGCCAACGAAATCGCCGTCGCTGCCTTCCTGGATCGCCGCATCACCTTTGGCGGGATTGCCGATGTGATCGCCCGCACCCTCGACGCGCATCAGGTGCAGCCCGCGTCGTCCGTCGAAGTCGTACAGGGTGCCGATCGCGAGGCGCGCCGCGTGGCCGCCGAGGGGATCGCATGA
- the rseP gene encoding RIP metalloprotease RseP, which produces MSSFLFTVAVLFVVLGVLIFVHEFGHYWAAKRFGVWVHRFSIGMGKPVKALSFQRGETEWAISWLPLGGYVKMASSEEEPASSVLEGGHSSDVPADRVFEAKPIWQRMVIILAGVTLNALFAWVVFTGLAWKNGRQFDPTTTIGRINTALLPPEAAELATIPVGTKITAIDGEPVHSWDDIRERVATGNSNEIGFSFEGHAPIVIKLHRDALAERGKTAIALEPQHPAVLGTLTPNYPGAKAGLQAGDSVVAINGQPITQWVDAVGLIKQSGGVEARFDVIRDGAPVTVVVTPKLEREVAADTASPMIGRIGAMPRQPLQMESLGFVGAVRVGTELTISSAGAIFRTFRGLATRKVATTEIGGPIMIGQMAAQQARAGIEPLLAFMALISMNLAVVNLLPIPVLDGGAFLILVAEGIMRRPLPTKVREMISLAGLGMILLIMFVAFKNDIMRLLGQ; this is translated from the coding sequence ATGAGCAGCTTCCTCTTTACCGTCGCGGTCCTGTTCGTCGTTCTGGGCGTGCTGATCTTCGTGCACGAGTTCGGACACTACTGGGCGGCCAAGCGCTTCGGCGTCTGGGTGCACCGCTTCTCGATCGGGATGGGGAAGCCCGTCAAGGCGCTCAGCTTCCAGCGCGGCGAGACCGAGTGGGCCATCTCGTGGCTGCCGCTCGGTGGCTACGTGAAGATGGCGTCCTCCGAGGAGGAACCGGCGTCGTCGGTCCTCGAGGGTGGACACTCGTCCGACGTGCCCGCCGATCGCGTCTTCGAGGCGAAGCCGATCTGGCAGCGGATGGTGATCATCCTGGCGGGCGTGACACTGAATGCGCTCTTTGCGTGGGTGGTGTTCACCGGACTCGCGTGGAAGAATGGCCGGCAGTTCGATCCCACCACGACCATCGGGCGCATCAACACGGCGCTCCTCCCGCCGGAGGCCGCCGAGCTCGCGACCATTCCGGTCGGCACGAAGATCACCGCGATCGATGGCGAGCCGGTGCATTCGTGGGACGACATCCGGGAACGAGTCGCGACCGGCAACAGCAACGAGATCGGCTTCTCCTTCGAGGGACACGCGCCGATCGTCATCAAGCTGCATCGCGACGCCTTGGCCGAACGCGGCAAGACGGCCATCGCGCTCGAGCCGCAGCATCCAGCGGTGCTCGGCACCTTGACGCCCAACTATCCTGGCGCGAAGGCCGGTTTGCAGGCCGGTGACTCGGTCGTGGCGATCAACGGCCAGCCGATCACGCAGTGGGTCGATGCCGTGGGCCTCATCAAGCAGTCCGGTGGTGTCGAGGCACGCTTCGACGTGATCCGCGATGGCGCACCGGTCACCGTGGTGGTGACGCCGAAGCTCGAGCGGGAAGTCGCCGCCGACACGGCCTCGCCGATGATCGGTCGGATCGGGGCGATGCCGCGGCAGCCGCTGCAGATGGAGTCGCTGGGCTTCGTCGGCGCCGTCCGCGTCGGGACGGAACTGACGATCTCGTCTGCGGGCGCGATCTTCCGCACCTTCCGTGGCCTGGCCACGCGCAAGGTCGCCACCACCGAGATCGGCGGTCCGATCATGATCGGGCAGATGGCGGCGCAACAGGCGCGCGCCGGCATCGAGCCGCTGCTGGCTTTCATGGCGCTGATCTCGATGAACCTCGCCGTGGTGAACCTGCTGCCGATTCCCGTCCTCGACGGCGGTGCGTTCCTGATCCTGGTGGCCGAAGGGATCATGCGGCGCCCGCTGCCGACCAAGGTGCGCGAAATGATTTCGCTGGCCGGCCTCGGCATGATCCTGCTGATCATGTTCGTGGCATTCAAGAACGACATCATGCGGTTGCTCGGCCAGTAG
- a CDS encoding MgtC/SapB family protein, which produces MLEPLVIPASDGLQAALRLGIAGLVGVAAGIEREWSGHATGPAARFAGMRTFLILGLCGGVAGVLAAAELSGLGAVILLGGVGLVIAAYVLAMRNPEADADGTTEAAALVILALGLLAGIGQLALASGAGALVVLVLGEKRRLHGMVAKVGEAELQAAARFAVMALVILPILPTTPLPFGGDISARGLWTLVLLFSGINFAGYLARRAVGPERGYGLAGLLGGFISSTLVTMQFARRSRVEPTHAGALALGVIAACTVLPVRLLAILGVLAPTVGKAALPYLIPPAVVGAVIVAVAFRRTKGGGEAAEDDTSPLHVAASVRMAVLFWLALIGIEFLERQWGSTGVYTSAVLLGLTDMDALTVAMARLGGAPTMASVAATGVAIGVLSNTAFKLGLGVVLGSPAFRARLGMGLLALGAAVGLGWLV; this is translated from the coding sequence GTGCTCGAGCCACTCGTCATTCCTGCATCCGACGGTCTCCAGGCAGCACTGCGCCTGGGGATCGCCGGCTTGGTCGGTGTGGCGGCCGGTATCGAGCGCGAATGGTCCGGGCACGCGACGGGACCGGCGGCCCGCTTCGCAGGGATGCGGACCTTCCTCATCCTCGGGCTTTGCGGGGGCGTGGCCGGTGTGCTCGCTGCCGCCGAGCTGTCCGGCCTCGGCGCCGTGATCCTCCTCGGCGGCGTCGGCCTGGTGATCGCGGCCTACGTGCTGGCGATGCGCAACCCGGAGGCCGATGCCGACGGCACGACGGAAGCTGCGGCGCTGGTGATCCTTGCGCTCGGCCTGCTCGCGGGAATCGGACAGCTCGCGCTCGCGTCGGGGGCCGGTGCGCTGGTCGTGCTGGTGCTCGGCGAAAAGCGGCGGCTCCACGGGATGGTCGCCAAGGTCGGCGAGGCTGAGCTCCAGGCGGCGGCGCGATTCGCGGTCATGGCGCTGGTCATCCTTCCCATTTTGCCGACGACGCCGTTGCCGTTCGGCGGCGACATCTCGGCACGCGGCCTCTGGACCCTGGTCCTCCTTTTCTCGGGGATCAACTTCGCGGGCTATCTGGCGCGCCGCGCCGTTGGGCCGGAGCGTGGCTACGGGCTGGCCGGATTGCTCGGCGGGTTCATCTCTTCGACGCTGGTCACGATGCAGTTCGCGCGGCGCAGTCGCGTCGAGCCGACCCACGCCGGCGCACTCGCGCTTGGTGTCATCGCCGCGTGTACCGTGCTGCCAGTGCGCCTCCTGGCCATTCTTGGCGTCCTCGCCCCCACGGTCGGAAAGGCGGCACTCCCGTATCTGATTCCGCCGGCGGTGGTCGGCGCCGTCATCGTCGCGGTGGCGTTCCGGCGCACGAAGGGCGGGGGAGAGGCGGCGGAGGATGACACGTCACCGCTGCATGTGGCGGCCTCGGTGCGCATGGCGGTGCTGTTCTGGCTCGCGCTGATCGGTATCGAGTTCCTCGAACGTCAGTGGGGCAGCACCGGGGTCTATACCTCCGCGGTGCTCCTGGGGCTGACCGACATGGACGCGCTGACGGTCGCGATGGCCCGACTGGGCGGCGCACCAACGATGGCCAGCGTGGCGGCCACCGGCGTCGCAATCGGCGTCCTCTCCAACACGGCGTTCAAGCTGGGACTCGGCGTGGTGCTGGGTAGCCCGGCCTTCCGTGCCCGCCTGGGAATGGGGTTGTTGGCGCTCGGGGCGGCGGTGGGGCTGGGGTGGTTGGTGTAG
- the rpsO gene encoding 30S ribosomal protein S15: MIEKQPVIEQHRQHESDTGSAKVQVALLTARINGLTDHFRTHKKDHHGRRGLLKMVGTRRRLLNYMKSRDLSSYRSLIAELGLRN; the protein is encoded by the coding sequence ATGATTGAAAAGCAGCCCGTCATCGAGCAGCACCGTCAGCATGAGAGCGACACCGGATCCGCAAAGGTCCAGGTGGCCCTGCTCACGGCGCGCATCAACGGCCTCACCGACCATTTCCGCACCCACAAGAAGGACCATCATGGTCGTCGTGGGCTGTTGAAGATGGTCGGGACACGGCGTCGCCTCCTCAACTACATGAAGAGCCGCGACCTGTCATCGTACCGTTCCCTGATCGCTGAACTCGGACTCCGGAACTGA
- the pnp gene encoding polyribonucleotide nucleotidyltransferase has translation MKVHRIETQFAGRPLVIETGRLAKQAAGSVLVQYGETTVLAAVTVSPNVTHLPFFPLTVEYKEKTYAAGKIPGGFLKREGRPSDDEILNCRIIDRSIRPLFPEGFRHEVQVFVTVLSTDQENESDVIGVLAASAALAISEIPWNGPIAAARVGKVENNWILNPTFQQLEFSAMDLVVAGLKDSIMMVEGGALEVSEAEVLDGLKVAQLGIVEQVKLITDLVKKVGKPKMAWVAPEKDAELVKAVKGAAEKAMAKAMNAKDKAGRAAGVSTVRKEAQAALMEKFPERVKDIANELEEIEYHAMRAQILDKGERIDGRDLETIRPITPEVGVVPRVHGTAVFTRGETQAFVAVTLGTADDEQRLDSIEVKTEQRKSFMLHYNFPPYSTGEVRPLRGTSRREIGHGALAERAIHPLLPATADFPYTIRIVSEILESNGSSSMASVCGSSLALMDAGVPIKAACAGVAMGLIKEGKKVAVLTDILGTEDHLGDMDFKVAGTEAGITSIQMDIKIEGLSLEIMTTALEQARKGRLHILGEMNKVITTHRDEMSPWAPRIFTIQIRPDKIGDVIGPKGKTIRGIQDASGAKVNIDDTGLITIAAVGAEAGDKAREMVMAITAEPEVGKIYEGPVKSTTAFGAFIEIMPGVEGLLHISEIDHKRVEKTEDVLKKGDIVQVKLLEVDERGRMKLSRKALLPKE, from the coding sequence ATGAAAGTGCATCGTATTGAAACGCAGTTCGCGGGTCGCCCGCTGGTCATCGAGACCGGCCGCCTCGCCAAGCAGGCCGCAGGATCGGTTCTCGTGCAGTATGGCGAGACCACCGTGCTGGCCGCCGTGACGGTCTCGCCGAACGTCACCCACCTCCCGTTCTTCCCGCTGACCGTCGAGTACAAGGAGAAGACCTACGCCGCGGGCAAGATCCCGGGTGGGTTCCTCAAGCGCGAAGGTCGCCCGTCGGACGACGAGATCCTGAATTGCCGGATCATTGACCGCTCGATCCGCCCGCTCTTCCCCGAAGGCTTCCGTCATGAAGTGCAGGTCTTCGTGACCGTGCTCTCGACGGACCAGGAGAACGAGTCGGATGTGATCGGCGTGCTGGCCGCCTCGGCCGCGCTCGCGATCTCGGAGATCCCCTGGAACGGCCCGATCGCCGCGGCGCGCGTCGGCAAGGTCGAGAACAACTGGATCCTCAACCCGACGTTCCAGCAGCTTGAGTTCTCGGCGATGGATCTGGTCGTGGCCGGCCTCAAGGATTCGATCATGATGGTCGAGGGCGGCGCCCTCGAGGTGTCCGAGGCGGAAGTCCTCGACGGCCTCAAGGTCGCGCAGCTCGGCATCGTCGAGCAGGTCAAGCTGATCACCGATCTCGTCAAGAAGGTCGGCAAGCCGAAGATGGCGTGGGTCGCCCCGGAGAAGGACGCGGAGCTGGTCAAGGCCGTGAAGGGCGCCGCCGAGAAGGCGATGGCGAAGGCGATGAACGCGAAGGACAAGGCCGGCCGTGCCGCCGGCGTCTCGACCGTTCGCAAGGAGGCCCAGGCCGCCCTCATGGAGAAGTTCCCTGAGCGCGTCAAGGACATCGCCAACGAGCTCGAGGAGATCGAGTATCACGCCATGCGGGCCCAGATTCTCGACAAGGGCGAGCGTATCGACGGCCGCGACCTCGAGACGATCCGCCCGATCACGCCGGAAGTCGGCGTCGTCCCCCGCGTGCACGGCACCGCCGTCTTCACGCGTGGCGAGACGCAGGCGTTCGTCGCCGTCACCCTCGGCACCGCCGATGACGAGCAGCGCCTCGACTCGATCGAAGTGAAGACCGAGCAGCGCAAGTCGTTCATGCTGCACTACAACTTCCCGCCGTACTCGACGGGCGAAGTCCGTCCGCTGCGCGGCACGTCGCGCCGCGAGATCGGTCACGGCGCGCTGGCCGAGCGGGCGATTCATCCGCTCCTCCCGGCGACGGCTGACTTCCCGTACACGATCCGCATCGTCTCCGAGATCCTCGAGTCGAACGGCTCGTCGTCGATGGCGTCGGTCTGCGGCAGCTCGCTCGCGCTCATGGACGCCGGCGTGCCGATCAAGGCCGCCTGCGCCGGTGTCGCGATGGGCCTGATCAAGGAAGGGAAGAAGGTCGCGGTCCTGACCGACATCCTGGGCACCGAGGATCACCTCGGCGACATGGACTTCAAGGTCGCGGGCACCGAGGCCGGCATCACGTCGATCCAGATGGACATCAAGATCGAGGGCCTGTCGCTCGAGATCATGACGACCGCGCTGGAGCAGGCCCGCAAGGGTCGCCTGCACATCCTCGGCGAGATGAACAAGGTCATCACCACGCACCGGGACGAGATGTCGCCGTGGGCGCCGCGGATCTTCACGATCCAGATCCGCCCCGACAAGATCGGCGACGTGATCGGCCCCAAGGGCAAGACGATCCGCGGCATCCAGGACGCCTCGGGCGCCAAGGTCAACATCGACGACACCGGCCTCATCACCATCGCCGCCGTCGGCGCCGAGGCGGGCGACAAGGCGCGCGAGATGGTCATGGCCATCACGGCGGAGCCGGAAGTCGGCAAGATCTACGAGGGCCCGGTCAAGAGCACGACCGCCTTCGGAGCGTTCATCGAGATCATGCCGGGCGTCGAGGGGCTGCTGCACATTTCCGAGATCGACCACAAGCGGGTCGAGAAGACGGAAGACGTCCTGAAGAAGGGCGACATCGTGCAGGTCAAGCTCCTGGAAGTGGATGAGCGCGGCCGCATGAAGCTGTCGCGGAAGGCCCTCCTCCCGAAGGAGTGA
- a CDS encoding insulinase family protein, with translation MRTVQLDEALFRTDLPNGLVVVTERLPGVRSAAAGIWVRTASGHETPAKMGVSHLLEHMVFKGTERRSAREIALALETRGGSLDAYTSRDHTSYQAHVLDADLPLALDVLTDLVRRPLLRDSDLSLERNVVLEELNGVKDTPDDLVFELFGETIWPSHPYGYSILGTAETVGALQVTDLRAVHAEGYYPGNAVIAVAGNITHEQVLGLLEQEGWFAGEARASRPAVVPVPARRGIARVETDDLQQVHVVLGTDTVGSADPRRWGIALLTTALGGGMSSRLFQRVREELGLCYAVYAWHTHYRATGVFGVYVGTQPSTADQAVAAIETELTHLASEGLPAGELADAKSQLQGQVMLALEGTSSRMHRLASHVLQEEPYRPLDEVLGLIAGVTLEETAALAAEFLTPARMTTVRLGPRH, from the coding sequence GTGCGTACCGTCCAACTCGACGAAGCGCTCTTCCGCACCGACCTGCCCAATGGCCTCGTGGTCGTCACCGAACGCCTCCCCGGTGTTCGGTCGGCGGCCGCGGGGATCTGGGTTCGCACCGCCAGTGGGCACGAGACCCCCGCGAAGATGGGCGTGTCGCACCTGCTGGAACACATGGTCTTCAAGGGAACCGAACGGCGCAGCGCGCGCGAGATTGCTCTCGCGCTCGAGACGCGGGGCGGTTCCCTCGATGCATACACCTCCCGCGACCACACCTCGTATCAGGCACACGTTCTCGACGCCGACCTGCCGCTGGCCCTCGACGTCCTGACCGACCTGGTTCGCCGTCCGCTGCTGCGCGACAGCGACCTGAGCCTCGAACGGAACGTCGTGCTCGAGGAGCTCAACGGGGTGAAGGACACCCCGGACGACCTCGTCTTCGAGTTGTTCGGCGAGACGATCTGGCCCTCGCATCCCTACGGCTACTCGATCCTCGGGACCGCCGAGACCGTCGGTGCGCTGCAGGTCACCGATCTCCGAGCGGTGCACGCCGAGGGGTACTATCCCGGCAATGCCGTGATCGCCGTGGCCGGCAACATCACCCACGAGCAGGTCCTCGGCCTGCTGGAGCAGGAAGGATGGTTCGCGGGCGAGGCGCGCGCGTCCCGCCCCGCGGTGGTGCCGGTCCCCGCGCGTCGCGGCATCGCGCGCGTGGAGACCGACGACCTGCAGCAGGTCCACGTCGTCCTCGGCACCGACACCGTCGGCTCGGCCGACCCGCGTCGATGGGGAATTGCCCTGTTGACCACGGCGCTCGGCGGCGGGATGTCGAGCCGGCTGTTCCAGCGCGTGCGTGAGGAGCTGGGGCTCTGCTACGCGGTCTATGCCTGGCACACCCATTACCGCGCGACCGGCGTCTTTGGCGTCTACGTGGGGACCCAGCCGAGCACCGCCGATCAGGCGGTGGCGGCGATCGAAACGGAACTGACGCACCTTGCGTCGGAGGGGCTTCCGGCCGGAGAATTGGCGGACGCCAAGAGCCAGCTGCAGGGGCAGGTGATGCTGGCGCTGGAGGGAACGTCGAGCCGGATGCACCGCTTGGCGTCGCATGTCTTGCAGGAAGAACCCTATCGCCCACTCGACGAGGTCCTTGGCCTCATTGCGGGCGTCACGCTCGAGGAGACGGCAGCCCTGGCCGCCGAATTCCTCACCCCGGCGCGGATGACAACCGTCCGCCTCGGCCCACGTCACTGA